The Leclercia adecarboxylata region GTACTGGTAGTTCAGGCCATAGCCGGTAGCCGACTGCCCTACCGTCGCCATGGAGTCGAGGAAGCAGGCCGCCAGACGCCCCAGACCGCCGTTACCCAGCGCCGGGTCGATCTCCTCTTCCAGCAGGTCGGTCAGGTGGACGTTGTGCGTGTTCAGTACATCGCTCACCTCCTGATACCAGCCGAGGTTCAGCAGGTTGTTGCCGGTCAGGCGGCCAATCAGGAACTCCATCGAGATATAGTTGACGTGGCGCTGGCCTTTCGCCGGTTTTACCGCGGGTTGGGCGCTCAGCAGCTCTGCGAGCGCTCCGCTGACGGCCTGCCACCACTGGCGGGAGGTCATCTCTTCAGCGGCATGTAGTCCAAAACGCTGCCACTGACGCGTCAGGGCAGCCTGGAATTGAGCTTTGTTGAAAGTAGGCTGTGACATAGGGAATCTGCATCCTGTAGAGAGAAAATAAAACGTTGGTGCTAGTGTGCCTGGCTACTTATGGCTCTTCCTCCTCCTGCCGGGGATTAGGCGGGGAGGAGTAGCAGGGATGAGCGATAAAGTGTGATCGCGGCCACTTTCTGTTGCCGGAGTGTGGGGCATTGAGGATGAGATTACCGGGAAGGAAGTCAAAGAAATGAAATGCAGTTTCGACTGAAATATACCGGCAGGAAATAATTACTTACCCGACGTAATATCATTCAGAATTTACTGCCTTCCGGATTGTTATTTCAGGCAAGTTATCATTCCAGGACTTTATTAACTTTTCACAGCATTTACGATTCTATATTCCTTTTTATGCTTAACCGTCCGGCATCTCACCAGGCCAGTATCCATGCGCTTTCGGGGCTCATTTAAAAAGTTCCCTTCCCCCTTCTGACTTTTTGTGACAGAGTGCAAATTAAGGGACATAAAACCCGGACATAACTTGCAATAAAGAAGTTTCTGACCGACCTTATATGCATTAATTACGAAGCGCAAAAAAAATCAAAAATCTCGATTTCCACACAGTGAAGTGAAACCTATGTTGATTCCGTCCAAATTAAGTCGCCCGGTTCGTCTTGACCATACTGTGGTCCGCGAACGCTTGCTGGCGAAACTTTCCGGCGCGAACAATTTCCGACTGGCGCTGGTAACGAGCCCTGCCGGGTACGGCAAAACAACGCTCATTTCGCAGTGGGCATCCGGCAAAACCGATCTCGGCTGGTACTCCCTGGATGAGGGCGACAACCAGCAGGAGCGTTTTGCCAGCTATTTGATCGCTGCCGTTCAGCAGGCGACCAACGGACACTGCGTGACCAGCGAAAGCATGGTGCAAAAGCGGCAGTACGCCAGCCTCTCCTCGCTGTTCTCGCAGCTGTTTATCGAGCTGGCCGAATGGCATCGCCCGCTCTATCTGGTCATTGACGATTACCACCTGATCACCAACCCGGTTATTCATGAGTCGATGCGCTTCTTCCTGCGCCATCAGCCAGAGAACCTGACCCTGGTGATCCTGTCGCGCAATCTGCCGCAGCTGGGCATCGCCAACCTGCGCGTGCGCGACCAGCTGCTGGAAGTGGGCAGCCAGCAGCTCTCCTTCACCCATCAGGAAGCGAAGCAGTTCTTCGACTGCCGACTGAAATCCCCTATCGAGGTGGCTGAGAGCAGCCGCCTGTGCGACGACGTGGCAGGCTGGGCGACCGCCCTGCAGCTGATTGCCCTTTCCGCACGGCATAACAACAGCTCGACGCAGCAGTCCGCCCGCCGTCTGTCGGGGATCAATGCCAGCCATCTCTCCGATTATCTGGTGGATGAAGTGCTCGACAGCGTCGATCAATCCACCCGCCAGTTCCTGCTGAAAAGCTCCCTGCTGCGCTCGATGAACGATGCGCTGATTGTGCGCGTCACCGGCGAAGACAACGGCCAGATGCGCCTGGAAGAGATTGAACGTCAGGGGTTGTTCCTGCAGCGTATGGACGACTCCGGGGAATGGTTCAGCTATCACCCGCTGTTCGGCAGCTTCCTGCGCCAGCGCTGCCAGTGGGAGCTGGCGACCGAGCTGCCGGAAATCCACCGCGCCGCCGCCGAGAGCTGGATGGCGCAGGGCTTCCCGAGCGAGGCCATTCACCACGCCCTGGCAGCGGGCGACGCCCATATGCTGCGCGATATCCTGCTCAACCACGCCTGGAGCCTGTTTAATCACAGCGAGCTGGCCCTGCTGGAGGAGTCGCTCCGCGCCCTGCCGTGGGAAAGCCTGCTGGAAAATCCGCGTCTGGTGCTGCTGCAGGCCTGGCTGATGCAGAGCCAGCACCGCTACAGCGAAGTGAACACCCTGCTGGCCCGCGCCGAGCAGGAGATGAAAGGCGAGATGGACGCCGCCCTGCACGGCGAATTTAACGCCCTGCGCGCGCAGGTAGCCATCAACGACGGCGACCAGGAAGAGGCCGAGCGCCTGGCGATGGTCGCGCTGGAAGAGCTGCCGCTGGCGAACTTCTACAGCCGCATCGTTGCCACCTCGGTGCATGGCGAAGTGCTGCACTGTAAAGGCGATCTCACCCGCTCCCTGTCGCTGATGCAGCAGACCGAGCAGATGGCGCGCCGTCACGACGTCTGGCACTACGCCCTGTGGAGCCTGATCCAGCAGAGCGAAATTTTATTTGCCCAGGGCTTCCTGCAGGCCGCCTGGGAGACGCAGGAAAAAGCGTTCAACCTGATCCGCGATCAGCATCTGGAACAGCTGCCGATGCACGAGTTCCTGCTGCGCATTCGCGCCCAACTGCTGTGGGCGTGGGCACGTCTGGACGAAGCCGAAAGCACCGCCCGCATGGGGGTCAATGTGCTTTCCACCTACCAGCCGCAGCAGCAGCTGCAGTGTCTGGGCCTGCTGGTTCAGTGTTCCCTGGCGCGCGGCGATCTGGACAATGCCCGTAACCACCTTAACCGTCTGGAAAACCTGCTCGGCAACGGCCAGTACCACAGCGACTGGGTATCCAACGCCGATAAGGTGCGGGTGATCTACTGGCAGATGACCGGCGATAAGAAATCGGCGGCCAACTGGCTGCGCCAGACGCCGAAACCGGCGTTTGCCAATAACCACTTCCTGCAGAGCCAGTGGCGCAACATCGCCCGGGCGCAGATCCTGCTGGGCGAGTTTGAACCGGCAGAGATGGTGCTGGAAGAGCTGAACGAGAATGCCCGCAGCCTGCGTCTGATGAGCGATCTCAACCGCAACCTGCTGCTGCAAAACCAGCTCTACTGGCAGGCTGGCCGTAAGAATGACGCCCAGCGCGTGCTGCTGGAAGCGCTGCAGCTGGCGAACCGCACCGGGTTTATCAGCCACTTTGTGATTGAAGGCGAGACCATGGCGCAGCAGCTGCGCCAGCTTATTCAGCTCAATACCCTGCCGGAGCTGGATCAGCATCGCGCCCAGCGTATCCTGCGCGAGATTAACCAGCATCATCGCCACAAGTTTGCCCACTTTGACGAAACCTTCGTCGAGCGGCTGCTGACTCACCCGGAAGTGCCGGAGCTGATCCGCACCAGCCCGCTGACCCAGCGCGAATGGCAGGTGCTTGGGCTGATTTACTCAGGCTACAGCAATGAGCAGATTGCCGGTGAGCTGGCCGTGGCGGCCACCACCATTAAAACGCACATTCGTAATCTGTATCAGAAGCTGGGGGTTGCCCACCGTCAGGATGCGGTACAGCATGCGCAGCAGCTGTTGAAGATGATGGGGTATGGGGTGTAATGCATCGCCCGGCGGCGCTACGCTTGCCGGGCCTACGCTTTGTAGGTCGGGTAAGCGCAGCGCCACCCGACACCACAGTCAGCACAGTTCTAACTGCACATTATTGTCTTTAATTACCTGCAACACTCCCGCCGGCGGCATCACGTCCGTATAGACCGCATTCACCATGCTGATGCTGCCCATATTCACCATCGCGTTACGGCCAAACTTGGAGTGATCCACCACCAGCATGACGTGGCGCGAGTTCTCAATGATGGCCCGCTTGGTGCGCACTTCGTGGTAGTCAAACTCCAGCAGCGAGCCGTCCGTATCGATGCCGCTGATCCCCAGAATGCCAAAGTCGAGGCGGAACTGGGAGATGAAGTCGAGGGTCGCCTCACCGATAATGCCGCCGTCACGGCTGCGCAGCTCACCGCCTGCCAGAATGATGCGAAAATCCTCTTTCTGCATCAGGGTGGTGGCCACGTTCAGGTTGTTGGTCACGATGCGCAGGTTTTCATGGCCGAGCAGAGCATGGGCCACCGCTTCCGGCGTGGTGCCGATGTCGATAAACAGCGTCGCGCCGTTGGGGATCTGGCTCGCCACTTTACGGGCGATGCGCTCCTTCTCGGAGGTCTGCGTCGCTTTGCGGTCGTGCCAGGAGGTGTTTACTGAACTGGACGGCAGCGCCGCGCCGCCGTGGTGGCGCAGAATGCGGTTCTGATCGGCCAGGTCGTTAAGGTCGCGGCGGATGGTCTGCGGGCTAACGGCAAACTGCTCCACCAGCTCTTCGGTACTGACGTATCCCTGCTTTTTCACCAGATCGATAATGGCGTCGTGACGTTGTGTTTGTTTCATCGGAGTTCCCTGCCAGAATTATGTTCGTTTTCGCGCATTTAGCGTATCGGCAAACGCCATCGCCAGCCCGACCGCCAGCCCGGCCACGTGGGCGCCGTTGGCAATCGCCATTCCAAACAGATCGAACCATCCGGCAATAATCCAGATTAACGCAAAGGTCATCAACCCGCGCTGCAGGTAGATACCGCTCTCGGGATCGCGCTCGCCGCGCAGCCAGACGTAACCCATCAGCGCGTAAACCACGCCGGAAAGCCCACCGAACCACGGACCGCCAAACTTATGCTGGATAAAGCCGCTGAGCAGCGCGCTGATAAGGGTGAGCACGATAAGCTTGCCGCTGCCGAGCCGCTTCTCCACCGCCCCGCCGAGATACCACCACCACAGCAGGTTAAAGAGAATATGCAGGAACGAGAAGTGCATCAGCGCGTGGGTAAAGTAGCGCCAGAATTCGAACTCCACCGAGGCGTCATACGGCCAGGACAGCATCAGCATCACCTGCTGATCCCCCGCCACGCTCATCATAATGAAGACCAGGATACAGGCCGCCATTAACCCCAGGGTGAACGGCCCCGCGCGTTCGCGCACGGTGGCAAGAAAAGGAAAGCGCTGGTAGCGCAGGCCGCTGCCGGTATGGCCGGACTGCCAGCTTGCCGCCAGATAGCGCGCATCGCCGGGGTTTTCCAGAAAACGCGCCAGTTCAGCGTTAACCCGGCTGGCCTGGCTCTCATCCGCCAGCCAGACGTCGGTTTGCGTATGTTGTTGAATAGTGAGGATGACCCCCTGCGTCGCCATATAGTCGACAAACGCCTGGGCCACGCGCGGGTTGTTAAAAGAGGTAATCAGTAGCATCGGCGGCAGTCGCTTATTCCACACAAAAGGGGACAGTATATACCCTAAATGCCGGCGTGCTCGACTTCTGCCGGGAAATGACGGTGCCAGGCATCGAATCCACCGTCCACGCTGTAAACCGCGTCATAGCCCTGCTGCAGCAGATACTGCGCCGCACCTTTGCTGCTGTTGCCGTGATAGCACATCACCATCACCGGGGTATCGAAATCGTGGTCGCGCATAAACTCGCTGAGGGAGGCGTTGGTCAGATGGAATGCGCCCGGCGTGTGGCCCATCGCAAAACTTTGCGGATCGCGAATATCCACCAGCACCGCCGTGCCCTGGTGCATCTTCTGATGGGCTTCTTCTACGTTAATACATTCAAATTGTTCCATAGTGTTCTCTTTCATCGAGTGCAAATTCATTTCCCCTCACCCCGGCCCTCTCCCTCAGGGAGAGGGAGCAAACCATCCCCTCGCCCCTCTGGGGAGAGGGTTAGGGTGAGGGGAAAAATATACCGCGTAGTGTACGTCGTGGCGGCGGGTAAACGCCATTATGTTAGCTCTATCACTCAAAATTGTTTTTTTGATGTTACAAAAATCCATTTCCTTTGCTAATATGAGCGATATCGAACATTTGTGAGCTTTAACGAAAGTGCGTGAGGATACAATGGA contains the following coding sequences:
- a CDS encoding DeoR/GlpR family transcriptional regulator, with the protein product MKQTQRHDAIIDLVKKQGYVSTEELVEQFAVSPQTIRRDLNDLADQNRILRHHGGAALPSSSVNTSWHDRKATQTSEKERIARKVASQIPNGATLFIDIGTTPEAVAHALLGHENLRIVTNNLNVATTLMQKEDFRIILAGGELRSRDGGIIGEATLDFISQFRLDFGILGISGIDTDGSLLEFDYHEVRTKRAIIENSRHVMLVVDHSKFGRNAMVNMGSISMVNAVYTDVMPPAGVLQVIKDNNVQLELC
- the glpE gene encoding thiosulfate sulfurtransferase GlpE, with amino-acid sequence MEQFECINVEEAHQKMHQGTAVLVDIRDPQSFAMGHTPGAFHLTNASLSEFMRDHDFDTPVMVMCYHGNSSKGAAQYLLQQGYDAVYSVDGGFDAWHRHFPAEVEHAGI
- the glpG gene encoding rhomboid family intramembrane serine protease GlpG → MLLITSFNNPRVAQAFVDYMATQGVILTIQQHTQTDVWLADESQASRVNAELARFLENPGDARYLAASWQSGHTGSGLRYQRFPFLATVRERAGPFTLGLMAACILVFIMMSVAGDQQVMLMLSWPYDASVEFEFWRYFTHALMHFSFLHILFNLLWWWYLGGAVEKRLGSGKLIVLTLISALLSGFIQHKFGGPWFGGLSGVVYALMGYVWLRGERDPESGIYLQRGLMTFALIWIIAGWFDLFGMAIANGAHVAGLAVGLAMAFADTLNARKRT
- the malT gene encoding HTH-type transcriptional regulator MalT is translated as MLIPSKLSRPVRLDHTVVRERLLAKLSGANNFRLALVTSPAGYGKTTLISQWASGKTDLGWYSLDEGDNQQERFASYLIAAVQQATNGHCVTSESMVQKRQYASLSSLFSQLFIELAEWHRPLYLVIDDYHLITNPVIHESMRFFLRHQPENLTLVILSRNLPQLGIANLRVRDQLLEVGSQQLSFTHQEAKQFFDCRLKSPIEVAESSRLCDDVAGWATALQLIALSARHNNSSTQQSARRLSGINASHLSDYLVDEVLDSVDQSTRQFLLKSSLLRSMNDALIVRVTGEDNGQMRLEEIERQGLFLQRMDDSGEWFSYHPLFGSFLRQRCQWELATELPEIHRAAAESWMAQGFPSEAIHHALAAGDAHMLRDILLNHAWSLFNHSELALLEESLRALPWESLLENPRLVLLQAWLMQSQHRYSEVNTLLARAEQEMKGEMDAALHGEFNALRAQVAINDGDQEEAERLAMVALEELPLANFYSRIVATSVHGEVLHCKGDLTRSLSLMQQTEQMARRHDVWHYALWSLIQQSEILFAQGFLQAAWETQEKAFNLIRDQHLEQLPMHEFLLRIRAQLLWAWARLDEAESTARMGVNVLSTYQPQQQLQCLGLLVQCSLARGDLDNARNHLNRLENLLGNGQYHSDWVSNADKVRVIYWQMTGDKKSAANWLRQTPKPAFANNHFLQSQWRNIARAQILLGEFEPAEMVLEELNENARSLRLMSDLNRNLLLQNQLYWQAGRKNDAQRVLLEALQLANRTGFISHFVIEGETMAQQLRQLIQLNTLPELDQHRAQRILREINQHHRHKFAHFDETFVERLLTHPEVPELIRTSPLTQREWQVLGLIYSGYSNEQIAGELAVAATTIKTHIRNLYQKLGVAHRQDAVQHAQQLLKMMGYGV